A window of the Comamonas sp. Y33R10-2 genome harbors these coding sequences:
- a CDS encoding inner membrane protein YpjD: MLSQMLTVASPMAWILAIAAALAYAIPALATKSLQEKGARHSLLLAWGLHALFLGWGLLGGFPRFGFAPALSITAWLVLTVYVVEQQLYPQLSSRWPLSIMGSMAVLLAAVFPGSPLHVDASPWLPLHLALGIASYGLFAAAVVHGALMSHAERQMRQGADHDGGLPLLTLERLTFRFVAAGFILLTATLAAGWFFGEQLYGKSWVWNHKAVFSLLSWVTFAVLLFGRNRFGWRGHSAVRVLYIGAIFLLLAYAGSRFVAEVLLERAA; encoded by the coding sequence ATGCTCTCCCAAATGCTCACCGTAGCCAGCCCCATGGCTTGGATTTTGGCCATTGCGGCAGCCTTGGCCTACGCCATTCCCGCTCTTGCCACCAAAAGCCTGCAAGAAAAAGGCGCACGTCACAGCCTGCTTCTGGCCTGGGGCTTGCACGCCCTATTTTTAGGCTGGGGCCTTCTAGGCGGTTTTCCGCGCTTCGGGTTCGCGCCTGCACTCTCCATCACCGCATGGCTGGTGCTGACTGTTTATGTGGTCGAGCAGCAGTTGTATCCTCAACTCAGCTCGCGCTGGCCGCTGTCCATCATGGGCAGCATGGCTGTTTTGCTAGCCGCCGTCTTTCCTGGCTCACCTTTGCATGTCGATGCCTCGCCTTGGCTGCCTTTGCACCTGGCTCTTGGTATTGCTTCTTACGGGCTTTTTGCTGCAGCCGTTGTGCACGGTGCACTCATGAGTCATGCCGAAAGGCAAATGCGCCAAGGTGCAGACCATGACGGTGGTCTGCCCCTGCTCACTTTAGAGCGCCTGACCTTTCGCTTTGTAGCCGCAGGCTTTATTTTGTTGACGGCTACTTTGGCAGCCGGCTGGTTTTTTGGTGAGCAGCTTTACGGCAAAAGCTGGGTGTGGAATCACAAAGCAGTTTTCTCACTACTGTCTTGGGTAACTTTTGCAGTCTTGCTATTTGGCCGCAACCGCTTTGGCTGGCGCGGGCACAGCGCAGTGCGCGTTCTCTATATTGGCGCCATCTTTTTATTATTAGCCTATGCAGGTTCGCGCTTTGTCGCAGAAGTTCTGCTGGAGCGCGCTGCATGA
- a CDS encoding sigma-54 dependent transcriptional regulator has protein sequence MVDDEPDLRTLYELTLLREGYRVETAGSVQEGSAQLQNQHFDVVITDMRLPDGIGMELLQQLRDQSRTERCIVMTAYGSAENAVEALRAGAFDYLTKPVDLRQFRQVVASAIQGIGAVPQPGTAHTTPAAVNSGQDTNYSALQALVGNSVAMQQVKQRIAKVAKGMAPVLIHGESGTGKELVARALHACSQRANGPMVAVNCGAIPENLLEAEFFGARKGSYTGATQDRVGYFQAAQGGTLFLDEIGDLPLAMQAKLLRAIQERKIRPLGSTQEETVDVRIVSATHRHLGTEVQSGNFRQDLYYRLNVIEIELPALRERREDLGLLCQALLKKLAKESGLATPALDETSLAQIAQLSLPGNVRELENVLHRAIALGDEGPLRIPPSSLAPNLESPASVTGITSAAKLSVNVDQADQQNIPADSPANIPENLQGWLDEQERSILIRALQDNGFNRTAAAAKLGISLRQIRYRIERLNIDLPAEGAK, from the coding sequence GTGGTCGACGACGAGCCTGACCTGCGCACACTCTATGAGCTGACCCTGCTCAGGGAAGGCTATCGCGTGGAAACGGCCGGATCAGTGCAAGAAGGCTCAGCCCAGCTGCAAAATCAGCACTTTGATGTTGTCATCACCGACATGCGCCTGCCCGACGGCATAGGCATGGAGTTGCTGCAGCAACTGCGCGATCAGTCGCGCACTGAGCGCTGCATCGTCATGACCGCCTACGGCTCGGCAGAAAACGCTGTTGAGGCTTTGCGCGCAGGCGCATTTGACTATCTGACCAAGCCCGTGGATCTGCGTCAGTTTCGCCAAGTCGTTGCCTCTGCCATTCAAGGCATTGGCGCCGTACCTCAGCCCGGCACCGCACACACGACGCCAGCAGCTGTCAACAGCGGCCAAGACACCAACTACAGCGCCCTGCAAGCACTGGTTGGTAACTCTGTTGCCATGCAACAGGTCAAGCAGCGCATCGCCAAAGTGGCCAAAGGCATGGCACCGGTGCTCATTCATGGCGAATCCGGCACCGGCAAAGAGCTGGTCGCCCGGGCCCTGCACGCCTGCAGCCAGCGCGCCAATGGCCCCATGGTGGCCGTGAACTGCGGCGCCATTCCTGAGAACTTATTAGAAGCCGAATTCTTCGGCGCCCGCAAAGGCTCATATACCGGCGCCACGCAAGACAGGGTCGGCTACTTTCAGGCCGCTCAGGGCGGCACCTTGTTTCTTGACGAAATTGGTGACCTGCCTTTGGCCATGCAGGCCAAGCTGCTGCGCGCCATTCAAGAGCGCAAGATTCGCCCACTGGGCAGCACGCAAGAAGAGACCGTCGATGTACGCATCGTCAGCGCCACTCACCGCCACCTAGGCACAGAAGTGCAATCTGGCAACTTTCGCCAAGACTTGTACTACCGCCTCAACGTCATTGAGATTGAGCTACCTGCCCTGCGTGAGCGCCGCGAAGACCTCGGCTTACTGTGCCAAGCTCTGCTGAAAAAGCTGGCCAAAGAGTCTGGGCTTGCCACGCCAGCGCTGGATGAAACCAGCCTCGCCCAAATTGCCCAGCTGTCCCTGCCCGGTAATGTGCGCGAGCTGGAAAACGTGCTGCACCGCGCCATTGCACTAGGCGACGAAGGCCCGCTGCGCATTCCGCCCAGCAGTCTTGCGCCAAATCTCGAAAGCCCCGCCAGCGTGACCGGCATCACCAGCGCTGCCAAGCTGTCAGTGAATGTCGATCAGGCAGACCAGCAAAATATCCCCGCTGACAGCCCCGCCAACATTCCCGAAAACCTGCAAGGCTGGCTGGATGAGCAAGAGCGCAGCATTCTGATTAGGGCGCTGCAAGACAACGGATTCAACCGCACCGCCGCTGCGGCCAAATTGGGGATTAGCCTGCGCCAGATTCGCTATCGCATTGAGCGCCTCAACATTGATCTGCCAGCCGAAGGCGCAAAGTGA
- a CDS encoding PP0621 family protein has translation MKYLLVLLVIVVAFGIWRNKRRAEVAERKAATPTPTPTLQQPQNMVECAHCGLHLPQADAVTKTTSGHDSLHYCSAEHRRLGPQNTGDH, from the coding sequence ATGAAGTACCTACTCGTCTTGCTGGTCATCGTGGTGGCCTTCGGCATTTGGCGCAACAAACGACGCGCCGAAGTGGCTGAGCGCAAAGCGGCAACCCCCACGCCAACCCCAACCCTTCAGCAGCCCCAAAACATGGTGGAGTGCGCCCATTGCGGCCTGCACCTGCCTCAGGCTGACGCCGTGACCAAGACCACCTCTGGTCACGATAGCCTGCACTACTGCAGCGCAGAGCACCGCCGTTTAGGGCCGCAAAACACAGGCGATCACTAA
- the ampD gene encoding 1,6-anhydro-N-acetylmuramyl-L-alanine amidase AmpD, translated as MTIPDPAKHDTQQPSNWTCGWYQRARPLASPNFGPRPDGALIDLVVLHSISLPPGQYGTGAVQQLFSNQLDWDAHPYYQGIRGLEVSSHFFITREGEIWQFVSCDDRAWHAGVSQWRGRDRCNDDSIGIELEGLEGLSFEAPQYQALQQLCQGIAAQYAVRYIAGHEHIAPGRKQDPGPGFDWAQLQQKLSADSRTLAWQLPRSV; from the coding sequence GTGACAATTCCTGACCCTGCAAAGCACGACACACAGCAGCCATCAAACTGGACATGCGGCTGGTATCAGCGAGCACGCCCGCTTGCATCCCCCAACTTTGGCCCGCGCCCTGATGGAGCGCTAATCGATCTCGTCGTTCTGCACTCCATCAGCCTACCGCCAGGCCAGTACGGCACGGGTGCAGTGCAGCAGCTGTTCAGCAATCAGTTGGACTGGGACGCACATCCTTACTACCAAGGCATTCGCGGGCTGGAAGTGTCATCGCACTTCTTTATTACCCGCGAGGGCGAAATCTGGCAATTCGTCAGTTGCGATGACCGCGCATGGCACGCCGGCGTCAGCCAATGGCGCGGGCGTGATCGCTGCAACGATGACTCTATTGGCATAGAACTCGAAGGCCTTGAAGGCCTGAGCTTTGAAGCCCCGCAGTACCAAGCCTTGCAGCAACTTTGCCAAGGCATTGCGGCGCAATACGCAGTTCGCTACATCGCGGGCCACGAGCATATTGCACCGGGGCGCAAGCAAGACCCCGGCCCCGGTTTTGACTGGGCGCAACTTCAGCAGAAATTGAGCGCAGACAGCCGCACGCTTGCATGGCAGCTGCCCCGCAGCGTCTAA
- a CDS encoding PAS domain-containing sensor histidine kinase, translating into MVNSASPWLHTAIPLDTAISRRADASLNAPFVRLWQAFLSGRIFLALVLILLQALNQQLQNISSPLVWIVCFAYLILTTALRLLAGKQLPAPRAAMQWLPVIGVDIAVIFLLQVFQVGSLNYTALLAIPILISSALGGLMLALGTTACITLLTLTHTFWLYHSGLSDSAQAYYQAAFSSAAYFCVAYLTHELAKRVRRERSQSLFNRLRTQTQEQVNSLVINHFSDGVLVVDSSLQVLQANPAALQLLNLPPEHTQPFSLQAYRWWEPLADSAQASFAHARPLSATIHLQATEHSGPTGINVRTRITEVSAPFLDEKPQTEPSHSLCVMFLHDLREMEAQLRTEKLASMGRMSAAVAHEIRNPLAAITQANALLAEDLVSQPGPQQLCRIVGQNADRLARIAEEILNLARVQQGADTYHGQSLPLDLLLAQISHEWRGQSTPPRQILLQLNATARHIVFDEEHLRRVLINLLDNAQRHRSNAGNEAGLQLVSGCGPLNTQMHGLPEDDICWFMVWSNGAPLEASVERHLFEPFFSSQSRSSGLGLYICRELCQRYDASISYLRFSRNTPEGDVDGNAFVVTLRSGRLSLESPSLFDPIMV; encoded by the coding sequence ATGGTGAATTCCGCCTCTCCTTGGCTACACACCGCTATTCCGCTGGACACAGCCATCAGCCGCCGCGCCGATGCCAGCCTCAACGCCCCGTTTGTGCGCCTGTGGCAAGCATTTTTAAGCGGCCGCATTTTTCTGGCGCTAGTGCTGATCTTGCTGCAGGCACTCAACCAGCAGCTGCAAAATATTAGCTCTCCACTGGTCTGGATAGTTTGCTTTGCCTATCTGATCTTGACCACCGCGCTGCGCCTGCTCGCGGGCAAGCAACTGCCCGCACCGCGAGCAGCAATGCAATGGCTACCCGTCATTGGTGTCGACATTGCAGTCATTTTTTTGCTGCAAGTATTTCAGGTTGGCTCGCTCAATTACACCGCTTTGCTGGCCATTCCTATCTTGATTTCATCAGCGCTTGGCGGCCTGATGCTAGCGCTTGGCACCACAGCCTGCATTACGCTGCTGACACTGACCCATACCTTCTGGCTCTACCACAGCGGCCTGAGTGACTCCGCCCAAGCCTACTATCAGGCCGCATTTTCCTCCGCCGCTTATTTCTGCGTGGCCTATCTCACACATGAGCTGGCCAAGCGCGTGCGGCGTGAGCGCTCTCAGTCGCTGTTTAATCGCCTGCGCACCCAAACTCAGGAGCAAGTCAACAGCTTGGTGATCAACCATTTCTCAGATGGTGTTCTGGTGGTTGACTCCAGCTTGCAAGTGCTGCAAGCCAACCCAGCCGCCCTGCAATTGCTCAACCTTCCGCCTGAGCACACTCAGCCTTTTTCTTTGCAAGCCTATCGCTGGTGGGAACCCTTGGCCGACTCTGCACAGGCCAGCTTTGCCCACGCCCGCCCTTTGTCAGCCACGATTCATCTGCAAGCCACTGAGCATAGCGGCCCCACGGGTATCAATGTGCGCACGCGCATCACCGAAGTTTCTGCGCCATTTTTGGATGAAAAGCCTCAAACCGAGCCCAGCCATTCGCTGTGCGTCATGTTTTTGCATGACCTGCGCGAGATGGAAGCACAACTGCGCACCGAAAAATTGGCCTCTATGGGCCGTATGTCCGCAGCCGTAGCGCACGAGATCCGCAACCCTCTAGCCGCTATTACACAAGCCAATGCGCTGCTGGCCGAAGATCTGGTGAGCCAGCCCGGGCCCCAGCAGCTTTGCCGTATCGTGGGGCAAAACGCCGACCGACTGGCCCGCATTGCAGAAGAGATTCTCAATTTGGCACGCGTGCAGCAAGGTGCTGATACTTATCACGGCCAATCGCTGCCCTTAGACCTCCTGCTCGCCCAAATCAGCCACGAGTGGCGCGGACAATCCACTCCCCCTCGCCAAATTTTGCTTCAGCTCAACGCAACAGCACGCCATATCGTGTTTGATGAAGAGCATCTGCGCCGCGTGCTGATTAACCTGTTGGACAATGCTCAGCGCCACCGCAGCAATGCTGGCAATGAAGCAGGCCTACAACTGGTCAGCGGCTGTGGCCCGCTCAATACCCAGATGCACGGCCTGCCCGAAGACGATATTTGTTGGTTTATGGTCTGGAGCAATGGCGCACCGCTGGAAGCCAGCGTCGAGCGCCATTTGTTCGAGCCATTTTTCTCCTCGCAAAGCCGCTCTAGCGGACTCGGCCTGTATATCTGCCGAGAGCTATGCCAGCGCTACGATGCAAGCATTAGCTACCTACGCTTCAGCCGCAACACGCCTGAGGGGGATGTGGATGGCAATGCATTTGTCGTAACCCTGCGCAGCGGCCGCTTGAGCCTCGAAAGCCCCTCTCTTTTTGACCCCATCATGGTGTAA
- a CDS encoding diguanylate cyclase domain-containing protein, whose amino-acid sequence MLEEQEQELPTLLIVDDERVNRTMLAELLGLQYRVLLAKDGHSALTIASREAHRLMLILLDVSMPGMDGYEVLAQLRSNEATAGIAIIFITGQSDAAAEEYGLRLGAADYVSKPIRPAVVSVRVRNQIQMAQQRRALERLAHVDGLTSLSNRRHFDDMLQRTSRRCMRTGEMLGLALIDIDHFKQYNDHYGHLQGDEALKSVASTLARHARRSFDIAARFGGEEFALILPGNTEPQSLVEQFRASVAELGIAHSASGTAKHLTVSCGVLTIAQPSPESFEQWLQKVDELLYKAKSEGRNQVQSALYTHN is encoded by the coding sequence ATGTTGGAAGAACAGGAACAAGAACTGCCCACGCTGCTCATCGTGGATGATGAGCGCGTCAACCGCACCATGCTAGCGGAGCTTTTGGGACTGCAATACCGGGTGCTTTTAGCCAAGGATGGCCACAGCGCTCTGACCATTGCCAGCCGTGAGGCCCACCGGCTCATGCTTATTTTGCTCGACGTCAGCATGCCGGGCATGGATGGCTACGAGGTTCTAGCCCAGCTGCGCAGCAATGAGGCCACGGCCGGGATTGCCATTATTTTCATCACCGGGCAAAGCGATGCCGCCGCCGAGGAATACGGCCTGCGCCTTGGTGCGGCCGACTATGTCTCAAAGCCTATCCGCCCAGCCGTGGTGAGTGTGCGCGTACGCAACCAGATACAGATGGCCCAGCAACGACGCGCGCTTGAGCGCCTAGCCCATGTTGATGGACTGACCAGCCTCTCCAATCGCCGCCACTTTGATGACATGCTGCAACGTACCAGCCGCCGCTGTATGCGGACTGGGGAGATGCTGGGGCTGGCGCTGATCGACATTGACCATTTCAAGCAGTACAACGACCACTACGGCCATTTACAAGGAGATGAAGCTCTCAAATCTGTAGCATCAACGCTGGCGCGCCATGCCAGGCGCTCCTTCGATATTGCAGCGCGCTTTGGCGGCGAAGAGTTTGCGCTCATCCTCCCCGGCAATACAGAGCCACAGTCACTGGTAGAGCAGTTTCGCGCAAGTGTGGCCGAGCTGGGTATCGCACATAGCGCATCTGGCACGGCAAAGCATCTGACGGTGAGCTGCGGGGTGCTGACCATTGCACAACCAAGCCCTGAGAGCTTTGAGCAATGGCTGCAAAAAGTCGACGAACTGCTTTATAAGGCAAAGTCTGAAGGTCGCAATCAAGTTCAGTCGGCGCTTTATACGCACAATTGA
- a CDS encoding ribonucleoside-diphosphate reductase subunit alpha — translation MQEALNSLPSAAPVSAADSSSPNDNYQIIRRSGDVVAFTPQKIAVALTKAFLAVRGAQGAASASVRDTVNELTEGVVRALLRSRPNGGTFHIEDVQDQVELGLMRAGHQDVARAYVLYRERRNQERAEQKKAAAITAAAASAKPVLHVTENGQRIPLNMERLETLIQASCRNLNADIQAAPVLAETLRNLYDGVPLAEVHKASILAARTLIEKDPDYTYVTARLLLHTIVREVMLRDVQPSDMQAAYAEYFPGFIQKGVDNELLNPELLNYDLPRLAKALKAERDEQFDYLGLQTLYDRYFLHVKKTRIELPQSFFMRVAMGLALQEDDRNARAIEFYELLSSFDFMSSTPTLFNSGTLRSQLSSCYLTTVPDDLDGIYESIKENALLSKFAGGLGNDWTRVRALGSRIKGTNGESQGVVPFLKVVNDTAVAVNQGGKRKGAVCTYLETWHLDIEEFLELRKNTGDDRRRTHDMNTANWIPDLFMKRVIEKGNWTLFSPCDVPDLHDLFGTEFEKAYLAYEAKAAAGELKLHKTLAANDLWRKMLSMLFETGHPWITFKDPCNIRSPQQHVGVVHSSNLCTEITLNTSDTETAVCNLGSVNLVQHIKDGKIDHEKLRKTVTTAMRMLDNVIDINYYAVPKAKESNLRHRPVGMGLMGFQDSLYEMRTSYASEGAVEFADQAMEAICYYAYWASTELSKERGTYSTFKGSLWDQGILPHDTLKLLEKARGGYVEVDRSATMDWDALRAKIAKDGMRNSNCVAIAPTATISNIVGVDASIEPSFGNLSVKSNLSGEFTVINQYLVRDLKRLGLWDDVMVMDLKHFDGSLRAIDRVPEEVKDLYATAFEVAPEWLVEAASRRQKWIDQAQSLNIYMAGASGKKLHDTYMLAWIRGLKTTYYLRTTSATQIEKSTVQSRTLNAVSSAAPAAAAPAAKPAVSALDAAVAAARAQAPATDIKFCAIDDPGCEACQ, via the coding sequence ATGCAAGAAGCGTTGAACTCACTGCCTTCTGCCGCGCCTGTCAGCGCAGCTGATTCTTCCTCCCCCAATGACAACTACCAGATCATCCGCCGCAGCGGTGATGTGGTGGCGTTCACTCCCCAGAAGATTGCCGTGGCACTGACCAAGGCGTTTCTGGCCGTGCGTGGCGCACAAGGCGCTGCGTCTGCCAGCGTTCGCGATACCGTCAACGAATTGACCGAAGGCGTTGTTCGCGCCCTGCTGCGCTCGCGCCCTAATGGCGGCACCTTCCATATTGAAGACGTGCAAGACCAAGTCGAGCTGGGCCTGATGCGCGCCGGTCACCAAGATGTGGCCCGCGCCTATGTGCTGTACCGCGAGCGCCGCAATCAAGAGCGTGCCGAGCAAAAGAAGGCCGCCGCCATTACTGCAGCGGCCGCTTCCGCCAAGCCCGTGCTACATGTGACCGAAAACGGCCAGCGCATCCCTCTGAATATGGAACGCCTCGAAACCCTGATCCAGGCGTCCTGCCGCAACCTCAATGCCGACATTCAGGCAGCCCCTGTCTTGGCAGAGACGCTACGCAACCTGTACGACGGCGTGCCTCTGGCTGAAGTCCACAAAGCGTCCATCTTGGCCGCCCGTACGCTGATCGAAAAAGACCCCGATTACACCTACGTCACCGCCCGCCTGCTGCTGCACACCATCGTGCGCGAAGTCATGCTGCGTGATGTACAGCCCTCGGACATGCAAGCGGCCTACGCTGAATATTTCCCCGGCTTCATCCAAAAGGGTGTCGATAACGAACTGCTCAACCCTGAGTTGCTGAACTACGACCTACCCCGTCTGGCCAAGGCCCTGAAGGCCGAGCGCGACGAACAGTTCGACTACCTGGGTCTACAAACTCTGTATGACCGCTATTTCTTGCACGTCAAGAAGACCCGCATCGAGCTGCCCCAATCCTTCTTCATGCGCGTAGCCATGGGCTTGGCGCTGCAAGAAGATGACCGCAATGCCCGCGCCATCGAGTTCTACGAGCTGCTGTCTTCGTTCGACTTCATGTCGTCCACCCCCACGTTGTTCAACAGCGGCACATTGCGCTCGCAACTGTCGTCGTGCTACCTGACCACCGTACCGGATGATCTGGACGGCATCTACGAGTCCATCAAAGAAAACGCTCTGCTGTCCAAATTTGCGGGCGGTCTGGGCAATGACTGGACACGTGTGCGTGCTCTGGGTTCGCGCATCAAGGGCACGAACGGCGAGTCGCAAGGCGTTGTGCCTTTCCTCAAGGTCGTCAACGACACCGCTGTGGCCGTGAACCAAGGTGGCAAGCGTAAGGGCGCTGTCTGTACCTATCTGGAAACATGGCACCTGGACATTGAAGAATTCCTGGAGCTGCGCAAGAACACCGGCGATGACCGTCGCCGCACTCATGACATGAACACGGCCAACTGGATTCCAGACCTGTTCATGAAGCGCGTGATTGAAAAGGGCAACTGGACTTTGTTCTCGCCCTGCGACGTGCCAGATCTGCACGACCTGTTTGGTACCGAATTCGAAAAGGCCTATCTGGCCTACGAAGCCAAGGCTGCCGCTGGCGAGCTCAAGCTGCACAAGACACTGGCGGCCAACGACCTGTGGCGCAAGATGCTCTCGATGCTGTTCGAGACTGGCCACCCTTGGATCACCTTCAAGGATCCTTGCAACATCCGCTCGCCCCAGCAACACGTGGGCGTGGTGCACTCGTCCAACCTGTGCACCGAGATCACGCTTAACACTAGCGACACCGAAACCGCGGTCTGTAACCTCGGCTCCGTGAATCTGGTTCAGCACATCAAGGACGGCAAGATCGACCACGAAAAGCTGCGCAAGACGGTCACCACCGCCATGCGCATGCTGGACAACGTGATCGACATCAACTACTACGCCGTGCCCAAGGCCAAGGAATCCAATCTGCGCCACCGCCCTGTGGGCATGGGCCTGATGGGCTTCCAAGATTCGCTGTATGAAATGCGTACGTCCTACGCCAGCGAAGGTGCGGTTGAGTTTGCCGACCAAGCCATGGAAGCGATCTGCTACTACGCCTACTGGGCCTCGACCGAGTTGTCCAAAGAGCGCGGCACTTACTCCACCTTCAAGGGCTCGCTGTGGGATCAGGGCATCCTGCCCCACGACACTCTGAAGCTGCTGGAAAAAGCCCGTGGCGGCTATGTGGAAGTGGACCGCTCTGCCACCATGGATTGGGACGCTCTGCGCGCAAAAATCGCCAAGGATGGCATGCGCAACAGCAATTGCGTGGCCATTGCACCGACAGCCACCATCTCCAACATCGTGGGCGTGGATGCATCGATTGAGCCATCGTTTGGCAACCTATCCGTGAAGTCCAACCTGTCTGGCGAATTCACCGTCATCAACCAGTACTTGGTTCGTGACCTGAAGCGCCTGGGCCTGTGGGACGATGTGATGGTCATGGACTTGAAGCACTTCGACGGCTCGCTGCGCGCCATTGACCGTGTGCCAGAAGAGGTCAAAGACCTCTACGCCACCGCGTTTGAAGTTGCGCCAGAATGGTTGGTGGAAGCTGCCTCGCGTCGCCAAAAGTGGATCGATCAGGCCCAAAGCCTGAACATCTACATGGCTGGCGCATCGGGCAAGAAGCTGCATGACACCTACATGCTCGCTTGGATTCGTGGCCTCAAGACTACGTACTACCTGCGCACCACCAGCGCGACTCAGATTGAAAAATCTACCGTGCAAAGCCGCACGCTGAATGCCGTGTCTTCCGCAGCTCCGGCTGCTGCTGCACCCGCTGCAAAGCCTGCAGTCAGCGCACTGGACGCAGCAGTTGCTGCAGCACGTGCTCAGGCACCTGCTACAGACATCAAGTTCTGCGCGATTGACGATCCGGGCTGCGAAGCCTGTCAGTAA